A region of the Chitinivibrionales bacterium genome:
CGTACTGGGCTGCCCTACAAGAGTCTGCGTCGGGCCATGGAAATCTCGCATCGCACGTTCAGGCGATGGAGACTGCGCAAGCAAAGCGGGAAACCGGAGATCACTCAAAAAGAGCCATGGCCACGGCACGAAGGAAAGCTATCGAAGCCTGACTGCAAAAAAACAACATCATCAGGATGACTCAGAACGGTAAAAGTGTCACCCAATTTTCAGATTAAAAAGGGCCATTATCTTGTTGGCAGCACAACGTACGCAAAGCAACGGCTTCATTTAACGGCTGCACATGACCCTTCTTGATGAGCATTTCCGGACAAAAGGTCGTGAGAAGTGATACGAAAGCCTGGAACCTATGCAGAATGACCTTGATGCCTATTTGGAGCATTACAACACCAAGGCGACCCCATCAGGGCGCAACATGAACGGACTGACGCCAATAAATGTATTTTCACAAGGTGTCAAAGAACTCAAAGAAATGAATAAAAATAACAAGAAAAAGGCAGATCAAATCTCAAGGCTTGACAGAGACAACTGTCAGGTGAATACCATCACTGTACAGATATTTTGCAAATCCGTTGATGCATTCATGATAACAATTAATCATTTAGAGTGATCAGACGGCAAGATTTACCTTCACAATCCGTAATTCGTTATTGCGTAATTTAATATTATTTATCGCAAAAGTCTCTATACAGTCATTGTCCCATTTAAAACATCCTAATCAAAGACTTATAACTATTTTTTGACTTGGAATATCATTCTGATGTAATTTAAGAACTTACAACATATTAGTATTTGCATGTTTTTTTATTTTCATTTTAAGCATTCCCTGTGTTTATGATGGCGAATCCAAGATATGGTTTTAAAAATGGTATCGAAAACAATTTTAATTATAAGTTTTTTGACCACTTTCTCTATTTATGCTGTTGAACCCTCTGACGTTTCGAAGTTGGAAACTTTTGAAAATCAAAAAATAAATCCAAACACCTATAGCTCTTCTGCCCACGCCTTTAGTTCTCCTCCCGATCTTATTAATTCAATCAATCCCGATCAATATTTTATTGGCGGAGGCGATGTTTTTTTCATTTCGGTCATTGGGAATTCATCGATCCAATATACCGGAACAGTCAATCAGCAATGCGAATTATATGTTCCCGCATTAGGCATCATTAAGCTGGGGAAAATGTCCCTCGCCGAAGCAAAAAAACAAATTGCTAACTATGTTCAAGTGAAATTAAAAAAAGCCAACAATATTTACGTTGAATTAATAGAAATAAAAAAAGTAGCTGTTTCAATAAACGGCGCAGTTGCCAATCCCGGGACTTATTCTTTTTCCGGAGCCTTTAGGCTGCTTGATGCCCTTCGCGCGGCCAACAACGGCGCCTTGCCTTCTTATAACGATTGTAACTATCGGGAAGTAGTATACATGACAAGTGATAGCATTGAAGCGATTGATTTATTCGAATATTTATTGAAAAATAATATTAGGTCAAACCCGTACCTTTATCCGGGCAGTAGTATAAATATCTCTTATGCCACTCGTCATGCAATAATCAACGCGCCAATAAAATCAATTGTTGGGGGATGGGTTCCGATAAAAGAAAAGGAGATTCTTTCCGAGCTTCTGTCCTTTTTCAAATTTGATGCCTCGGCTGACACGTCAAAGATTCTCTTTCAAAGCACCGCAGCCGACAACCAAAATTCCGCTCGTACCATCTCTTGGAATGATGCGGCTTCAATCCATTTACAAGACAGAGATATTATTACGATTTTACAGAAGAAGAATTACTCTGTTATGCCTATGGCTTCCGTCACTGGTGAAGTCGCCAGTCCAGGTTCATTTCCAATGATAAGGGATTCGACAACCGCAAAAGACCTATTAGAACTGGCTGGAGGGGTTACGGTCTATGGTGATAAAAGCCGGGCGGCGATTGTGCGGCACAGCAAAATCGAGGGGTCCGATTCTGCGAAAATCCTGTCATTGTCAAAAATCCAAGCGATGGGAATTCGTCCGGAAATAAATGCGGGACTTTCAAAGATGACATTATTGGAGGATTATTCGATAATTGAATTGACAGAATCGAATTATTCAATAAAACTCTGCCCAAATGATAATATTGTAGTTCCGCGAAAGGACAATTTTGTTTATGTAAGTGGAAACGTCAAGTTGCCCGGGGCATATGAATATCGTTCGGGCAAATCTTTTGTCTACTATATCAATTTGGCGGGAGGATATACCAATAAAGCGGACAGGACCAATGTTTTTGGAATCCGCAATTACAGTAACGTTTCGCAAATAATTGACCTCAGCCAAATCCGTTCTGCGGATATAATTGTGGTACCCGACTCCCAGGAGGCCAAATTTTTAACGATAATATTATTACCTATCTTACAGACGGTCGCAACCATTATTTCCGTTGTTCTGGCGCTTTATACGGTTGCTCACCATTAACTCTTAAAATAGCACTCAGGATGGACCACTTTTCATGGAAAATCGGATCAATATAGAGCCTTTCTTATTTGCTTTAGTTCGGCACAGAAATGCCATTCTGCTTCATTTCTTCATTATTGTAATTATCGCCTGGATCTATGCGTTTTTTATTGCAAAAAAAGAATACAAGGCTGAAATGGTTTTTTTACCGCCCATCAGTGAAAATTCCATCACAAGCATTTTGCCCGGCCTTTCCCTTCCTTCAACGTCGACGTCGGATATCATGCCCGAGCAGATCACGACAATATTTTTAAGCATGTCCGTCAAACGAAAAATTATTGATAAATTTAATTTGTATGCCCATTATAAAATGGAAAAAAACCAAAACAAATTCGTCAACACCGCCAAAATTCTCGATAAAAGCCTTTTATTGAATTCTGACGAAATAGGGACCTTTGGCTTTACCAAAACCATATCCTTTTCCTTGTGTGCATACCATACATCGCCCGACACGGCTTTTCAGATGGTTAGCTATGCATTTGACGTGCTCGATTCGGCCGTGCGGGCGATTTCGTCCGACCGGGCTCGACAGAACCGGGTGTTTATTGAAACGCAACTGGATAAAAACAAGTTAATTCTGGATAGCCTGCAGAAAGCATTACAAAAATTTCAAATCCAGAATAAAGCATATAATGTCCCGGAACAGATAAAGATGACGATCAAAGCATACGCGGATGTCAAGGCCGCAGCGCTTGCCAACGAAATTAAAATAAAGGCGATCCATAATGAATTCAACGGAGAAACACCGGAAATTGTTTCTTTGCAAAAGAGCAACCTTGCATTACAACAAAAGCTTGCGCAAATTGAAACAAGTGAAAATCCGG
Encoded here:
- a CDS encoding SLBB domain-containing protein, which encodes MVLKMVSKTILIISFLTTFSIYAVEPSDVSKLETFENQKINPNTYSSSAHAFSSPPDLINSINPDQYFIGGGDVFFISVIGNSSIQYTGTVNQQCELYVPALGIIKLGKMSLAEAKKQIANYVQVKLKKANNIYVELIEIKKVAVSINGAVANPGTYSFSGAFRLLDALRAANNGALPSYNDCNYREVVYMTSDSIEAIDLFEYLLKNNIRSNPYLYPGSSINISYATRHAIINAPIKSIVGGWVPIKEKEILSELLSFFKFDASADTSKILFQSTAADNQNSARTISWNDAASIHLQDRDIITILQKKNYSVMPMASVTGEVASPGSFPMIRDSTTAKDLLELAGGVTVYGDKSRAAIVRHSKIEGSDSAKILSLSKIQAMGIRPEINAGLSKMTLLEDYSIIELTESNYSIKLCPNDNIVVPRKDNFVYVSGNVKLPGAYEYRSGKSFVYYINLAGGYTNKADRTNVFGIRNYSNVSQIIDLSQIRSADIIVVPDSQEAKFLTIILLPILQTVATIISVVLALYTVAHH